One window from the genome of Osmerus mordax isolate fOsmMor3 chromosome 19, fOsmMor3.pri, whole genome shotgun sequence encodes:
- the ephb4a gene encoding ephrin type-B receptor 4a isoform X2 encodes MELTSRRCAFIWFILSACILLSCGEEEVLMNTKTEMSDLRWTVYSHAGPEWEEVSGHDEENNSVRTYQICQTVGSASHWLRSRLIGRREASQVYVELRFTMIECSSRDTHSPSCKETFNLYYYQADSDEATPTHPAWMENPYTKVDTVAADFLLRKGGEKKFNVKTLRLGPLTKRGFYLAFQAQGACMALLSVRVFFKKCPTLVSALSSFPETVPRTLVQEAQGVCVEHATQQGPRPRAPKLFCGEDGQWVGQPTTSCSCEAGYEAADGHTRCTACPLGQFKAAPGGLCSACPGFSHAVVTGSSACSCRPGYLRAESDSPDTPCTRPPSAPRSVSTQINDTTVTLEWSEPLDSGGRSDLTYSLECSLCGAPRGPCSPCGDSVSYRPAQRGLLGRSVVVWGLLPHTTYTFSIQALNGVSQQSGKAPTSDSVNITTSHDVPVLVSTVRKTVSTESSLTLHWSVPAQPHYTILQYQLRYCEKERRGEEQSCRYRESDSNQVVLSDLRRATQYEVQVRARTMAGYGSFGPAASFRTLPDEDDDSSQLLVTGVLIAMGMLLLITVITVAVYCIRRHSRMKDPELSDKNSQYLLGQGVKVYIDPFTYEDPNEAVREFAKEIDVSFVKIEEVIGAGEFGEVCRGRLKVPGKKENYVAIKTLKGGYTDKQRRDFLSEASIMGQFQHPNIIHLEGIITASCPVMILTEFMENGALDSFLRLNDGQFTPIQLVGMLRGIASGMKYLSEMSYVHRDLAARNILVNSNLVCKVSDFGLSRFLQENSSDPTYTSSLGGKIPIRWTAPEAIAFRKFTSASDAWSYGIVMWEVMSFGERPYWDMSNQDTQMTSV; translated from the exons AAGTTCTGATGAACACCAAGACGGAGATGTCCGACCTCCGATGGACCGTCTACTCCCATGCCGGACCCGAG tgggaggaggtgagcggccACGACGAGGAGAACAACAGCGTGCGGACCTATCAGATCTGCCAGACGGTAGGCTCGGCCAGCCACTGGCTGCGCAGCCGGCTGATCGGGCGGCGGGAGGCGTCGCAGGTGTACGTGGAGCTGCGCTTCACCATGATCGAGTGCTCgtccagggacacacacagccccagctGCAAGGAGACCTTCAACCTGTACTACTACCAGGCAGACTCTGACGAGGCCACGCCCACGCACCCGGCCTGGATGGAGAACCCTTacaccaag GTGGACACGGTAGCGGCGGACTTCCTGCTGAGGAAGGGCGGAGAGAAGAAGTTCAACGTGAAGACTCTGCGCCTGGGTCCTCTGACCAAGAGAGGCTTCTACCTGGCCTTCCAGGCCCAGGGGGCCTGCATGGCCCTGCTCTCGGTGCGGGTCTTCTTCAAGAAGTGTCCCACCCTGGTCAGCGCCCTGTCCTCCTTCCCCGAGACGGTGCCCCGCACCCTGGTCCAGGAGGCGCAGGGCGTGTGCGTGGAGCACGCCACCCAGCAGGGGCCGCGCCCGCGGGCCCCCAAGCTGTTCTGCGGCGAGGACGGCCAGTGGGTGGGCCAGCCCACCACGTCCTGCAGCTGCGAGGCCGGATACGAGGCCGCGGACGGCCACACCCGCTGcacag cctgcCCCCTGGGGCAGTTTAAGGCAGCTCCAGGTGGCCTGTGCTCGGCCTGTCCAGGGTTCAGCCACGCCGTAGTGACCGGGTCCTCCGCCTGCTCCTGTCGCCCTGGATACCTCCGAGCTGAGTCAGACAGCCCAGACACTCCGTGCacca ggcccccctcGGCCCCCCGCAGCGTCAGCACCCAGATCAACGACACCACCGTCACCCTGGAGTGGAGCGAGCCCCTGGACAGCGGCGGCCGCAGCGACCTCACCTACTCCCTGGAGTGTTCCCTGTGCGGGGCCCCCAGGGGCCCCTGCTCACCCTGCGGGGACAGCGTGAGCTACCGGCCCGCCCAGCGAGGCCTGCTGGGCCGCTCGGTGGTGGTCTGGGGCCTCCTGCCGCACACCACCTACACCTTCTCCATCCAGGCCCTCAACGGGGTCTCCCAGCAGAGCGGCAAGGCCCCGACCAGCGACAGCGTCAACATCACCACCAGCCACGACG tgcccGTGCTGGTGTCCACGGTCAGGAAGACGGTGTCTACTGAGAGCAGTCTGACTCTGCACTGGTCTGTGCCAGCTCAGCCCCACTACACCATCCTGCAGTATCAGCTCCGCTACTGTGAGAAG GAGAGGCGTGGCGAGGAGCAGTCGTGTCGCTACAGGGAGAGCGACAGTAACCAGGTGGTGTTGAGCGACCTGCGGCGGGCCACCCAGTACGAGGTGCAGGTCCGCGCTCGCACCATGGCCGGCTACGGCAGCTTCGGCCCGGCAGCCTCCTTCCGCACCCTGCCTGACG aggaCGAtgactcctcccagctcctggtCACAGGGGTGCTGATCGCCATGGGGATGTTGCTGCTCATCACTGTCATCACTGTGGCTGTCTACTGTATACg GAGACACAGCAGAATGAAGGACCCAGAGCTAAGTGACAAAAACAGCCAGTACCTCCTCGGCCAAG GGGTCAAAGTGTACATCGACCCCTTCACCTACGAAGACCCGAACGAGGCGGTGCGGGAGTTTGCCAAAGAAATCGATGTCTCCTTTGTCAAGATTGAGGAGGTCATTGGAGCAG gTGAGTTTGGAGAGGTGTGCCGGGGCAGGCTGAAGGTCCCAGGGAAGAAGGAGAACTATGTGGCCATCAAGACTCTGAAGGGAGGCTACACGGACAAGCAGAGGCGGGACTTCCTGTCCGAGGCGTCGATCATGGGCCAGTTCCAGCACCCCAACATCATCCACCTGGAGGGCATCATCACAGCCAGCTGTCCAGTCATGATCCTCACCGAGTTCATGGAGAACGGAGCGCTGGACTCCTTCCTACGG CTGAACGACGGTCAGTTCACGCCCATCCAGCTGGTGGGAATGCTGCGGGGCATTGCCTCGGGCATGAAGTACCTGTCGGAGATGAGCTACGTCCACCGCGACCTGGCCGCACGCAACATCCTGGTCAACAGCAACCTGGTGTGCAAGGTGTCCGACTTCGGCCTGTCCCGCTTCCTGCAGGAGAACTCCTCTGACCCCACCTACACCAGCTCTCTG GGCGGCAAGATCCCCATCCGCTGGACAGCGCCCGAGGCCATCGCCTTCAGGAAGTTCACCTCGGCCTCCGACGCCTGGAGCTACGGCATCGTCATGTGGGAGGTCATGTCCTTCGGGGAGAGGCCCTACTGGGACATGAGCAAccaggat ACCCAGATGACGTCTGTTTAA
- the ephb4a gene encoding ephrin type-B receptor 4a isoform X1, whose protein sequence is MELTSRRCAFIWFILSACILLSCGEEEVLMNTKTEMSDLRWTVYSHAGPEWEEVSGHDEENNSVRTYQICQTVGSASHWLRSRLIGRREASQVYVELRFTMIECSSRDTHSPSCKETFNLYYYQADSDEATPTHPAWMENPYTKVDTVAADFLLRKGGEKKFNVKTLRLGPLTKRGFYLAFQAQGACMALLSVRVFFKKCPTLVSALSSFPETVPRTLVQEAQGVCVEHATQQGPRPRAPKLFCGEDGQWVGQPTTSCSCEAGYEAADGHTRCTACPLGQFKAAPGGLCSACPGFSHAVVTGSSACSCRPGYLRAESDSPDTPCTRPPSAPRSVSTQINDTTVTLEWSEPLDSGGRSDLTYSLECSLCGAPRGPCSPCGDSVSYRPAQRGLLGRSVVVWGLLPHTTYTFSIQALNGVSQQSGKAPTSDSVNITTSHDVPVLVSTVRKTVSTESSLTLHWSVPAQPHYTILQYQLRYCEKERRGEEQSCRYRESDSNQVVLSDLRRATQYEVQVRARTMAGYGSFGPAASFRTLPDEDDDSSQLLVTGVLIAMGMLLLITVITVAVYCIRRHSRMKDPELSDKNSQYLLGQGVKVYIDPFTYEDPNEAVREFAKEIDVSFVKIEEVIGAGEFGEVCRGRLKVPGKKENYVAIKTLKGGYTDKQRRDFLSEASIMGQFQHPNIIHLEGIITASCPVMILTEFMENGALDSFLRLNDGQFTPIQLVGMLRGIASGMKYLSEMSYVHRDLAARNILVNSNLVCKVSDFGLSRFLQENSSDPTYTSSLGGKIPIRWTAPEAIAFRKFTSASDAWSYGIVMWEVMSFGERPYWDMSNQDVINAIEQDYRLPPPPDCPTHLHQLMLDCWQKERSARPRFAAIVSALDKLIRNPASLKIVAQEGAGPSHPLLDQRAPPAPSSCSSVGEWLRAIKMERYEESFLQAGFSSVDLLAQITTEDLLRLGVTLAGHQRKIISSVQTLTMSSKNHPGVLRF, encoded by the exons AAGTTCTGATGAACACCAAGACGGAGATGTCCGACCTCCGATGGACCGTCTACTCCCATGCCGGACCCGAG tgggaggaggtgagcggccACGACGAGGAGAACAACAGCGTGCGGACCTATCAGATCTGCCAGACGGTAGGCTCGGCCAGCCACTGGCTGCGCAGCCGGCTGATCGGGCGGCGGGAGGCGTCGCAGGTGTACGTGGAGCTGCGCTTCACCATGATCGAGTGCTCgtccagggacacacacagccccagctGCAAGGAGACCTTCAACCTGTACTACTACCAGGCAGACTCTGACGAGGCCACGCCCACGCACCCGGCCTGGATGGAGAACCCTTacaccaag GTGGACACGGTAGCGGCGGACTTCCTGCTGAGGAAGGGCGGAGAGAAGAAGTTCAACGTGAAGACTCTGCGCCTGGGTCCTCTGACCAAGAGAGGCTTCTACCTGGCCTTCCAGGCCCAGGGGGCCTGCATGGCCCTGCTCTCGGTGCGGGTCTTCTTCAAGAAGTGTCCCACCCTGGTCAGCGCCCTGTCCTCCTTCCCCGAGACGGTGCCCCGCACCCTGGTCCAGGAGGCGCAGGGCGTGTGCGTGGAGCACGCCACCCAGCAGGGGCCGCGCCCGCGGGCCCCCAAGCTGTTCTGCGGCGAGGACGGCCAGTGGGTGGGCCAGCCCACCACGTCCTGCAGCTGCGAGGCCGGATACGAGGCCGCGGACGGCCACACCCGCTGcacag cctgcCCCCTGGGGCAGTTTAAGGCAGCTCCAGGTGGCCTGTGCTCGGCCTGTCCAGGGTTCAGCCACGCCGTAGTGACCGGGTCCTCCGCCTGCTCCTGTCGCCCTGGATACCTCCGAGCTGAGTCAGACAGCCCAGACACTCCGTGCacca ggcccccctcGGCCCCCCGCAGCGTCAGCACCCAGATCAACGACACCACCGTCACCCTGGAGTGGAGCGAGCCCCTGGACAGCGGCGGCCGCAGCGACCTCACCTACTCCCTGGAGTGTTCCCTGTGCGGGGCCCCCAGGGGCCCCTGCTCACCCTGCGGGGACAGCGTGAGCTACCGGCCCGCCCAGCGAGGCCTGCTGGGCCGCTCGGTGGTGGTCTGGGGCCTCCTGCCGCACACCACCTACACCTTCTCCATCCAGGCCCTCAACGGGGTCTCCCAGCAGAGCGGCAAGGCCCCGACCAGCGACAGCGTCAACATCACCACCAGCCACGACG tgcccGTGCTGGTGTCCACGGTCAGGAAGACGGTGTCTACTGAGAGCAGTCTGACTCTGCACTGGTCTGTGCCAGCTCAGCCCCACTACACCATCCTGCAGTATCAGCTCCGCTACTGTGAGAAG GAGAGGCGTGGCGAGGAGCAGTCGTGTCGCTACAGGGAGAGCGACAGTAACCAGGTGGTGTTGAGCGACCTGCGGCGGGCCACCCAGTACGAGGTGCAGGTCCGCGCTCGCACCATGGCCGGCTACGGCAGCTTCGGCCCGGCAGCCTCCTTCCGCACCCTGCCTGACG aggaCGAtgactcctcccagctcctggtCACAGGGGTGCTGATCGCCATGGGGATGTTGCTGCTCATCACTGTCATCACTGTGGCTGTCTACTGTATACg GAGACACAGCAGAATGAAGGACCCAGAGCTAAGTGACAAAAACAGCCAGTACCTCCTCGGCCAAG GGGTCAAAGTGTACATCGACCCCTTCACCTACGAAGACCCGAACGAGGCGGTGCGGGAGTTTGCCAAAGAAATCGATGTCTCCTTTGTCAAGATTGAGGAGGTCATTGGAGCAG gTGAGTTTGGAGAGGTGTGCCGGGGCAGGCTGAAGGTCCCAGGGAAGAAGGAGAACTATGTGGCCATCAAGACTCTGAAGGGAGGCTACACGGACAAGCAGAGGCGGGACTTCCTGTCCGAGGCGTCGATCATGGGCCAGTTCCAGCACCCCAACATCATCCACCTGGAGGGCATCATCACAGCCAGCTGTCCAGTCATGATCCTCACCGAGTTCATGGAGAACGGAGCGCTGGACTCCTTCCTACGG CTGAACGACGGTCAGTTCACGCCCATCCAGCTGGTGGGAATGCTGCGGGGCATTGCCTCGGGCATGAAGTACCTGTCGGAGATGAGCTACGTCCACCGCGACCTGGCCGCACGCAACATCCTGGTCAACAGCAACCTGGTGTGCAAGGTGTCCGACTTCGGCCTGTCCCGCTTCCTGCAGGAGAACTCCTCTGACCCCACCTACACCAGCTCTCTG GGCGGCAAGATCCCCATCCGCTGGACAGCGCCCGAGGCCATCGCCTTCAGGAAGTTCACCTCGGCCTCCGACGCCTGGAGCTACGGCATCGTCATGTGGGAGGTCATGTCCTTCGGGGAGAGGCCCTACTGGGACATGAGCAAccaggat GTGATCAACGCCATAGAGCAGGACTACcgcctgcccccgcccccagactgccccacccacctccaccaGCTGATGCTTGACTGCTGGCAGAAGGAGCGCTCGGCCCGCCCCCGCTTCGCCGCCATCGTCAGCGCCCTGGACAAGCTGATCCGCAACCCCGCCTCTCTGAAGATCGTGGCccaggagggagcagg gccgtCCCACCCCCTGCTGGACCAGCGCGCCCCCCCTGcgccctcttcctgttcctcggTGGGGGAGTGGCTGAGGGCCATCAAGATGGAACGCTACGAGGAGAGCTTCCTGCAGGCCGGCTTCTCCTCTGTTGACCTCCTGGCCCAGATCACCACTGA GGACCTGCTGCGTCTGGGCGTGACCCTGGCGGGCCATCAGAGGAAGATCATCTCCAGCGTCCAGACCCTGACCATGAGCAGCAAGAACCACCCCGGGGTCCTCCGCTTctaa
- the tnfsf13 gene encoding tumor necrosis factor ligand superfamily member 13 gives MMVNSQPIIHFYGSWLLSIASLASACICLCLMSLQSARLRHLQIELGELRQWTGLECRETDDAISRCEMSNSHRGYQWDGIVSGKEKRDVARSGKRRQRFAAGRVAVLHLQPLSLHSYDEDDYTLIKWTVGKSLGNGLQVGLSGETVTIVTEGTYFIYSQVLYKDTTWTMGHVIKKRIHGTVTSLMKCIQSMPSNITVAQNTCYTAGVHYLEPGSTLEVSVPRKSAGVVLKAHATFLGMFSI, from the exons ATGATGGTAAACAGTCAGCCCATCATTCATTTCTATGGCTCATGGCTGCTGAGTATCGCCTCTCTTGCTTCGGCCTGCATCTGCCTTTGCCTGATGTCCCTGCAGTCCGCCAGGCTCAGACATCTTCAGATCGAATTGGGGGAACTGCGTCAATGGACCGGCCTCgaatgcagagagacagatgatgcCATCTCGCGCTGCGAG ATGTCTAACTCTCACAGAGGTTATCAGTGGGACGGAATAGTCAGCGGCAAAGAAAAAAGGGATGTTGCCAGGTCTGGTAAACGACGACAACGCTTTGCGG CTGGGAGGGTTGCTGTTCTTCATCTTCAACCTCTCTCCTTGCACTCATATG ATGAAGATGATTACACACTGATCAAATGGACTGTTGGGAAAAGTCTGGGGAATGGACTACAAGTAGGCCTATCTGGAGAAACGGTCACTATAGTAACAGAGGGGACATACTTTATCTACAGTCAG GTGCTGTATAAGGACACCACATGGACCATGGGACATGTGATTAAAAAGCGAATACATGGAACAGTGACCAGCTTGATGAAGTGCATACAAAGCATGCCTAGCAACATCACAGTGGCTCAAAACACCTGCTACACTGCTG gtgtccaTTACCTAGAGCCAGGATCAACATTGGAGGTCTCTGTTCCACGTAAATCTGCTGGTGTAGTCCTCAAGGCTCATGCTACCTTTCTCGGCATGTTCAGTATATGA